A single Silvibacterium dinghuense DNA region contains:
- a CDS encoding transaldolase — protein sequence MSKTLLEQLRTMTTVVADTGDIEAIEKVKPQDATTNPSLITAAAQMPQYQQIVDDTLIEAKKKLGDNAKDEDVAKEAFKHLAIAFGKKILAVVPGRVSTEVDARLSYNTEATLKQAREIIALYESAGISKQRILIKIASTWEGIKAAEILETEGIHCNLTLLFGLHQAIACAEAKVTLISPFVGRILDWYKKNTGKDYVGAEDPGVQSVTRIFNYYKHFGYKTVVMGASFRNIGEIEELAGSDLLTISPNLLHELEAKTGDLPRKLDPEKAKTLQIEKITVDKATFDKMHAEDHMAHDKLKEGIEGFSKALEQLEQLLAKRVSELAAVGAAN from the coding sequence ATGTCTAAGACTCTGCTGGAACAGCTTCGCACCATGACCACCGTCGTTGCCGACACCGGCGACATCGAGGCGATCGAAAAGGTCAAGCCGCAGGATGCGACCACCAACCCGTCGCTGATCACCGCCGCGGCCCAGATGCCGCAGTATCAGCAGATTGTGGACGATACGCTGATCGAGGCCAAGAAGAAGCTCGGCGACAACGCCAAGGATGAGGATGTTGCCAAGGAAGCCTTCAAGCACCTGGCCATCGCCTTCGGCAAGAAGATCCTGGCCGTGGTTCCGGGCCGCGTCTCGACCGAAGTCGATGCGCGCCTGTCCTACAACACCGAGGCCACGCTGAAGCAGGCCCGCGAGATCATCGCACTTTACGAAAGCGCCGGCATCTCGAAGCAGCGCATCCTCATCAAGATCGCCTCCACCTGGGAGGGCATCAAGGCCGCCGAGATCCTCGAGACCGAAGGCATCCACTGCAACCTGACCCTGCTCTTCGGCCTGCACCAGGCCATCGCCTGCGCCGAGGCCAAGGTCACACTGATCTCGCCCTTCGTCGGCCGCATCCTCGACTGGTACAAGAAGAACACCGGCAAGGACTACGTGGGCGCCGAGGACCCGGGCGTCCAGTCGGTCACCCGCATCTTCAACTACTACAAGCACTTCGGCTACAAGACCGTGGTCATGGGCGCGAGCTTCCGCAACATCGGCGAAATCGAAGAACTGGCCGGTTCCGACCTGCTGACCATCTCTCCGAACCTGCTGCATGAGCTCGAAGCCAAGACCGGCGATCTGCCCCGCAAGCTCGATCCCGAAAAGGCGAAGACGCTCCAGATCGAGAAGATCACCGTCGACAAGGCGACCTTCGACAAGATGCACGCCGAGGACCATATGGCCCACGACAAGCTCAAGGAAGGCATCGAGGGCTTCTCGAAGGCGCTCGAACAGCTCGAACAGCTGCTGGCCAAGCGCGTCTCCGAACTGGCTGCGGTCGGCGCGGCCAACTAA
- a CDS encoding BrnT family toxin — protein MQIEFDLRKHERNLRERGLGFEQAAEFDFESATTVEVFRHGEQRFVSIGYLGERLHVLCFRETADGIRIISFRKANDREARKYGKPKILGA, from the coding sequence GTGCAGATCGAGTTCGACCTACGGAAGCATGAGCGGAATCTCCGCGAGCGCGGACTTGGCTTTGAACAGGCAGCGGAGTTCGATTTTGAATCTGCCACGACGGTCGAAGTCTTTCGCCATGGCGAGCAAAGGTTCGTCTCCATCGGCTACCTGGGTGAACGGCTGCACGTGCTCTGCTTCCGGGAAACTGCGGACGGCATTCGCATCATCAGTTTTCGGAAAGCCAATGATCGGGAGGCGAGGAAATATGGCAAACCCAAAATACTTGGAGCCTGA
- a CDS encoding BrnA antitoxin family protein, with protein MANPKYLEPDTIEPPLIDEEGEVRELTEKDFARAVPFSALPESLQQKLLALKKPRGPQKEPTKERITIRLSPEVVSHFRESGRGWQSRMDAALKEWMNSQSRVRNQAKTKTARHSA; from the coding sequence ATGGCAAACCCAAAATACTTGGAGCCTGACACCATTGAGCCTCCGCTCATCGATGAAGAGGGTGAGGTCCGCGAGCTGACAGAGAAGGATTTTGCCCGCGCGGTTCCGTTCTCGGCCCTGCCAGAATCCCTGCAGCAAAAACTCCTCGCCCTCAAGAAGCCTCGTGGCCCACAGAAGGAGCCAACCAAGGAGCGGATCACCATCCGGCTCTCCCCCGAGGTCGTCTCACATTTTCGCGAGAGCGGCCGAGGATGGCAGTCCCGCATGGATGCCGCGCTCAAGGAATGGATGAACTCGCAAAGCCGGGTTCGGAACCAGGCCAAGACCAAGACAGCCCGCCACTCCGCCTGA
- the cysS gene encoding cysteine--tRNA ligase, translating into MTIRLFNTLTGKIEDLAPIDGKPFRMYACGPTVYDYGHIGNFRTFLQVDVLRRVLRLKGIEPQHVMNITDVDDKIIRNAAIAGVSISEYTPRFENAFFEDLDALSVEKPEIVARATEHIPAMVSMIEKLAAEDCAYKTEDGSWYFRIAKFPGYGKLSKKDFSGITDGARVDVDEYDKDSARDFALWKAAKPGEHRWETPLGAGRPGWHIECSAMANEYLGETLDLHAGGEDLMFPHHENEIAQSESATHHCFARHWFHVRFLLVEGRKMSKSEGNFYTLRDLLLKGYKASAIRMLLISVPYRQQLNFTFEGLAGETGAIERLRTFRERVRNAKPATETNIALTDETARCEKNFLDGLCNDLNTAEARAAIFDLVRAGNAALDAGTMGAENAAQILGVLKQFDAVFAVLDDHDAEWTRFALDWAEREGRLDEASPEVLAQRSLSDEQIQALVDERTRAKKTRNFARADQIRNELAEKGILIEDSKDGVRWKRK; encoded by the coding sequence ATGACCATCCGACTGTTCAATACCCTGACAGGAAAAATCGAAGACCTGGCTCCGATCGACGGTAAGCCCTTCCGCATGTATGCCTGCGGCCCCACCGTGTACGACTACGGCCACATCGGCAACTTCCGCACCTTCCTGCAGGTGGACGTGCTCCGCCGCGTGCTGCGCCTCAAGGGCATCGAGCCCCAGCACGTCATGAACATCACGGATGTGGACGACAAGATCATCCGCAATGCGGCGATCGCGGGCGTCAGCATCTCCGAATACACACCGCGTTTTGAGAATGCCTTCTTCGAGGACCTCGACGCGCTCTCCGTCGAAAAGCCCGAGATTGTGGCCCGCGCGACCGAGCACATCCCAGCCATGGTTTCGATGATCGAGAAGCTGGCTGCCGAAGACTGCGCCTACAAGACCGAAGACGGATCGTGGTACTTCCGCATCGCGAAGTTCCCCGGCTACGGCAAGCTCTCGAAGAAGGACTTCAGTGGCATCACGGACGGCGCCCGCGTCGACGTGGACGAGTACGACAAGGATTCAGCGCGCGACTTCGCGCTCTGGAAGGCGGCCAAACCCGGCGAACATCGCTGGGAGACGCCACTCGGCGCGGGCCGTCCCGGCTGGCACATTGAGTGCTCGGCCATGGCCAATGAATACCTCGGCGAGACGCTCGACCTGCACGCCGGCGGCGAAGATCTCATGTTCCCGCACCACGAGAACGAGATTGCACAGTCCGAGTCGGCTACGCACCATTGCTTCGCGCGCCACTGGTTCCACGTCCGCTTCCTGCTGGTCGAGGGGCGCAAGATGTCGAAATCCGAGGGTAACTTCTATACCCTGCGCGATCTGCTGCTCAAGGGCTACAAGGCCTCGGCGATCCGCATGCTGCTCATCTCGGTGCCCTATCGCCAGCAGCTCAATTTCACGTTTGAAGGACTGGCCGGCGAGACCGGCGCCATCGAGCGCCTGCGCACCTTCCGTGAGCGTGTCCGGAATGCCAAGCCGGCGACCGAAACCAATATTGCGCTTACCGACGAAACCGCGCGTTGTGAGAAGAACTTTCTTGACGGCCTTTGTAACGACCTGAACACGGCCGAAGCCCGCGCCGCCATCTTCGACCTGGTGCGCGCCGGCAACGCCGCGCTCGACGCCGGGACGATGGGAGCGGAGAATGCCGCGCAGATCCTCGGCGTGCTGAAGCAGTTCGACGCGGTCTTCGCCGTGCTCGACGACCACGATGCCGAGTGGACCCGCTTCGCCCTCGACTGGGCTGAGCGCGAAGGCCGCCTCGACGAGGCCTCGCCTGAAGTGCTGGCGCAGCGGTCACTCTCCGACGAGCAGATTCAGGCGCTGGTCGATGAACGCACCCGAGCCAAGAAGACACGGAACTTCGCCCGCGCCGACCAGATCAGGAATGAGCTGGCGGAAAAGGGAATCCTGATTGAGGATTCAAAGGACGGGGTTCGCTGGAAGCGTAAGTGA